Proteins found in one Amphiprion ocellaris isolate individual 3 ecotype Okinawa chromosome 22, ASM2253959v1, whole genome shotgun sequence genomic segment:
- the idi1 gene encoding isopentenyl-diphosphate Delta-isomerase 1, which produces MVRPVWAVLRSVSWQGAAVLKSNVPVSCRAAARLSSRPAVSCCRASSSAVRYLHSAARMPEITTDHLDQKQVQLLSEMCILIDENDRKIGADTKKNCHLNSNIDKGLLHRAFSVFLFNSEEKLLLQQRSDAKITFPGCFTNTCCSHPLHTDSELEERDALGVRTAAQRRLNAELGIPPEQVTPDEMTYLTRIHYKAQSDGVWGEHEIDYILFMQKDVELIPDPNEIKSHCYVSKEELKEMLEKAKRKELEITPWFSLIAETFLFKWWDNLQNLKQFMDHNNIHRM; this is translated from the exons ATGGTGAGGCCTGTGTGGGCGGTGCTCCGGTCGGTATCCTGGCAGGGCGCCGCTGTGCTGAAATCAAACGTACCTGTGtcctgcagagcagcagctcgtCTGAGCTCCAGACCTGCCGTCAGCTGTTGCAGAGCCTCATCCAG TGCCGTGCGATACCTTCACTCTGCAGCCAGAATGCCTGAGATAACCACAGACCACCTGGACCAGAAACAGGTGCAGCTGCTCTCTGAGATGTGCATCCTCATCGACGAGAACGACCGCAAGATCGGAGCAGACACCAAGAAAAACTGTCACCTCAACTCCAACATTGATAAAG GGCTACTGCACAGAGCCTTCAGCGTCTTCCTTTTCAACAGTGAAGAGAAGCTGCTCTTACAACAGAGGTCTGATGCCAAAATCACTTTCCCAG gcTGCTTCACAAACACATGCTGCAGTCACCCGTTGCACACAGACAGTGAGCTGGAGGAGAGGGATGCATTGGGGGTGAGGACAGCTGCTCAGAGGAGACTCAACGCTGAGCTGGGTATCCCCCCAGAGCAG GTGACTCCAGATGAAATGACTTATCTAACAAGGATCCACTACAAGGCTCAGTCGGATGGTGTTTGGGGAGAACATGAGATTGACTACATCCTCTTCATGCAGAAG GACGTGGAGTTGATTCCAGACCCCAATGAGATCAAAAGTCACTGTTATGTGAGcaaagaggagctgaaggagaTGTTAGAGAAGGCCAAGCGTAAGGAACTGGAGATCACACCTTGGTTCAGCCTCATCGCAGAGACCTTCCTCTTCAAGTGGTGGGACAACCTGCAGAACCTCAAGCAGTTCATGGATCACAACAACATCCACCGCATGTAG